In one Corallococcus silvisoli genomic region, the following are encoded:
- a CDS encoding efflux RND transporter permease subunit, whose product MTWLALLRRNAPGVVVLLAMLTLAGGLGALQLPGGLYPEVSFPRIVVAATLNGASAQMMQLTVTRPVEEGLSTVIGVRQVRSRTLRAASEISLWFDSRADMERALGLVNARLAEVRGALPPDATLTAERLTPSSFPIQTLAVTGTASQARMRDFALGTLRPALAGLPGVGRVDVVGGDVREWSITADAQRLAQAKLDLPTLATQVGSALMLEPAGRVDVHYQQELVVVRGPVDSPGSLTALVVGGTPDAPVRLGDVARIEEGHADRLSLTYANGRPAVLVNVGRGPGADAVALARGIQEELARMRGGLPPGIAIEVSYDQAGLIARSVAHVRDEVLLGGLLTLGVVGLFLRSWRAMTAAAVVLPAALAMTLGALWLTGGTLNLMSLGGLAVAIGLVVDDAVVVVEAVYRRVSAGMERWTATAEALGEIAWPVTNSTLTTVVVFAPLSLLPGVSGQFFSALAFTLCAAVLFSLLLALTLTPLLCGWLLVAPGTHAPPAPSLPEFLRARWRRRPGVLVAGVALLTVLLAVLGHGVGTGFLPELDEGAFVVDYFTPTGTSVAEADRLGRALEAVVAGVPEVVGTSRRLGAELGPPAATESSRGDLTVSLSPRRTRPGPAIIEETRARAEAALPGVRLEFVELLQDMLSDLEGAPEPVEVKLLGPDVQVLRGFAPRVAERLQDIPGLADLFDGVAGCTPEAHLEVDLVRAGRLGLTTRDVSTQVRTALLGEVVGTLPREGQPVDVRVRLRDADRLEPQVLQHLRLRTPSGVEVPLTQVVRVRQQCLPSELRSDNLRPLVAVTGRLESRDLGSVTADVQARLATLTPPAGVDVRLGGQHPSQRASFRALVLVLLLATLSVFLVLTFHFRGVVLPLLILGAVPVALAAGIACLRLTGIPLNVSSLMGCILLVGLVVKNGILLLDRAEEGLAEGLPAAEAVATATAVRLRPILMTTLATLLGLVPLALGLGEGGDLQRPLAVTVLGGLALSTFTVLVGLPAAYAWVRRDSPAKMKAR is encoded by the coding sequence GTGACGTGGCTGGCGCTGTTGCGGCGCAACGCGCCCGGGGTCGTGGTGCTGTTGGCGATGCTGACGTTGGCGGGGGGGCTTGGCGCCCTCCAACTGCCCGGCGGGCTCTACCCGGAGGTGTCCTTCCCCCGCATCGTCGTGGCCGCGACGCTGAACGGCGCCAGCGCGCAGATGATGCAATTGACCGTGACGCGCCCGGTGGAGGAGGGCCTGTCCACCGTCATCGGCGTGCGGCAGGTCCGCTCGAGGACCCTCCGCGCGGCGTCGGAGATCTCGCTCTGGTTCGACTCGCGCGCGGACATGGAGCGGGCCCTGGGGCTGGTCAACGCCCGGCTCGCGGAGGTGCGGGGCGCGCTGCCCCCGGACGCCACCCTCACCGCCGAACGGCTCACCCCGTCGTCCTTTCCCATCCAGACCCTGGCCGTCACCGGCACGGCGTCGCAGGCCCGGATGCGGGACTTCGCGCTGGGGACGCTGCGCCCCGCGCTGGCGGGCCTCCCGGGCGTGGGGCGCGTGGACGTGGTGGGCGGCGACGTGCGCGAATGGAGCATCACCGCCGACGCGCAGCGGCTGGCGCAGGCGAAGCTGGACCTACCCACGCTCGCCACGCAGGTGGGCAGCGCGCTGATGCTGGAGCCCGCGGGCCGCGTGGACGTGCACTACCAGCAGGAGCTGGTGGTGGTGCGGGGACCGGTGGACTCGCCGGGGTCGCTGACGGCGCTCGTGGTGGGGGGCACCCCCGACGCGCCGGTGCGGCTGGGGGACGTCGCGCGCATCGAGGAGGGACACGCGGACCGGCTCTCCCTCACGTACGCGAACGGGCGGCCCGCGGTGCTCGTCAACGTGGGGCGGGGACCGGGCGCGGACGCCGTCGCCCTGGCTCGGGGCATCCAGGAGGAGCTGGCGCGGATGCGGGGGGGCCTGCCGCCGGGCATCGCCATCGAGGTCTCCTATGATCAAGCCGGGCTCATCGCGCGGTCCGTGGCCCATGTGCGCGACGAGGTCCTCCTCGGCGGGCTGCTCACGCTGGGGGTGGTGGGCCTCTTCCTGCGCTCCTGGAGGGCCATGACGGCGGCGGCGGTGGTGCTCCCCGCTGCCCTGGCGATGACGCTCGGCGCGCTCTGGCTCACGGGCGGGACGCTCAACCTGATGTCGCTGGGCGGGCTGGCGGTCGCCATCGGGCTGGTGGTGGACGACGCCGTGGTCGTGGTGGAGGCGGTGTACCGGCGGGTGTCGGCGGGCATGGAGCGGTGGACGGCCACCGCGGAGGCGCTGGGGGAGATCGCCTGGCCCGTCACCAACTCCACGCTCACCACGGTCGTCGTCTTCGCGCCCCTGTCCCTGCTGCCCGGCGTGTCCGGTCAGTTCTTCTCCGCGCTGGCCTTCACCCTGTGCGCCGCGGTGCTGTTCTCCCTGCTGCTGGCCCTCACGCTGACGCCGCTGCTGTGCGGATGGTTGCTCGTCGCGCCCGGCACCCACGCCCCGCCGGCGCCCTCCCTCCCGGAGTTCCTGCGCGCGCGGTGGCGGCGGAGGCCGGGCGTGCTCGTCGCGGGCGTGGCGCTGCTCACCGTGCTGCTGGCGGTGCTGGGCCATGGGGTGGGGACCGGCTTCCTGCCGGAGCTGGATGAGGGCGCGTTCGTGGTGGACTACTTCACGCCGACGGGGACGTCGGTCGCGGAGGCGGACCGGCTGGGGCGCGCGCTGGAGGCGGTGGTCGCGGGGGTCCCGGAGGTCGTGGGCACCAGCCGCCGGCTGGGCGCGGAGCTGGGCCCTCCGGCGGCCACCGAGTCCTCGCGAGGCGACCTGACCGTGTCGCTCTCTCCCCGGCGCACGCGCCCGGGGCCCGCCATCATCGAGGAGACGCGCGCTCGCGCCGAAGCCGCCCTCCCGGGCGTGCGCCTGGAGTTCGTCGAGCTGCTCCAGGACATGCTCTCCGACCTGGAGGGCGCGCCAGAGCCCGTCGAGGTGAAGCTGCTGGGCCCGGACGTCCAGGTGCTGCGGGGCTTCGCGCCGCGAGTGGCCGAGCGGCTCCAGGACATCCCGGGCCTCGCCGACCTGTTCGACGGGGTCGCCGGCTGCACGCCGGAGGCCCACCTGGAGGTGGACCTGGTCCGCGCGGGCCGCCTGGGCCTCACGACGCGGGACGTGTCGACGCAGGTCCGGACCGCGCTTTTGGGGGAGGTCGTCGGGACGCTCCCCCGCGAGGGCCAGCCGGTGGACGTGCGCGTGCGGCTGCGCGACGCGGACCGCCTGGAGCCCCAGGTGCTCCAGCACCTGCGGCTGCGGACCCCGTCGGGGGTGGAGGTCCCGCTGACGCAGGTGGTGCGCGTGAGACAGCAATGCCTGCCGTCGGAGCTGCGGTCCGACAACCTCCGCCCGCTGGTGGCGGTGACGGGGCGGCTGGAGTCGCGCGACCTGGGGAGCGTCACCGCCGACGTCCAGGCGCGGCTCGCCACGCTGACGCCGCCAGCGGGGGTGGACGTGCGGCTGGGCGGGCAGCACCCGAGCCAACGCGCGTCCTTCCGCGCCCTGGTGCTCGTGCTGCTGCTGGCCACGCTGAGCGTCTTCCTGGTGCTGACGTTCCACTTCCGCGGGGTCGTGCTGCCGCTGCTCATCCTGGGCGCGGTCCCGGTGGCCCTCGCGGCGGGCATCGCCTGCCTGCGGCTCACCGGCATCCCCCTCAATGTGTCGTCGTTGATGGGCTGCATCCTGCTCGTGGGGCTCGTCGTGAAGAACGGCATCCTCCTGCTCGACCGGGCGGAGGAGGGCCTCGCCGAAGGGCTGCCGGCCGCGGAGGCCGTCGCGACCGCCACCGCCGTGCGCCTGCGCCCCATCCTCATGACCACGCTCGCGACGCTGCTGGGACTCGTCCCGCTCGCGCTCGGCCTGGGGGAGGGCGGCGACCTGCAACGCCCGCTGGCCGTCACGGTCCTGGGGGGGCTCGCTCTGTCGACTTTCACGGTGTTGGTGGGCCTGCCCGCGGCCTACGCGTGGGTGCGCCGTGATTCCCCTGCGAAGATGAAGGCCCGATGA
- a CDS encoding glycosyltransferase family 39 protein, with product MPRTSERTSQARGWPWGLAATCGLILLRLAYAARVELAPQEAYYWQYTRHLDWSYLDHPPMCAWWMALSVRLLGDSQVALRLPAILSSAALSWVLYSLGKRLYSPAVGMLTAVAANATVLFGLGAVVMTPDVPLVLFWAAALRVLCELVLPDGRGPGRFGWRWYLLGALCGGGLLSKYTAALLPLQVLATALVTPRGRAALRTAHPYAACVLMLAVFSPVLVWNQAHGWASFAFQTTGRARTVDGFHGYLVGRYLGLQAVAVGPLLYVALLLTAGVLVRQAWRGDVRARLLGVASVPGLAAFTLVSPLHWVKMNWVAPAYLGLMVAAAAGAWALRQHRAVRGYAALSVGVGAVLMTGMYLMPLCPWIPFRERDNLVSGWRELADAVQRHREAAGSPAPLVVGWGYKTASELAYYLPGRPETQSDSALGGDGLAYGFWLDRVSPGVDALVVEDARQPLRDAATRLEAHCGAVKELPSVTVHRGPRPVTTFRVWSCQRWHAPREVAVRQPPPASAGGR from the coding sequence ATGCCTCGCACGTCCGAGCGGACCTCCCAGGCCCGTGGGTGGCCCTGGGGCCTGGCGGCGACATGCGGGCTCATCCTCTTGAGGCTCGCCTACGCGGCGCGGGTGGAGCTGGCTCCGCAGGAAGCCTATTACTGGCAATACACGCGCCACCTGGACTGGTCCTATCTGGACCATCCCCCCATGTGCGCCTGGTGGATGGCTTTGTCCGTCCGGCTCCTGGGGGACTCGCAGGTCGCCCTGCGCCTGCCCGCCATCCTCTCCTCCGCCGCGCTGAGCTGGGTCCTGTACTCCCTGGGCAAGCGATTGTATTCGCCGGCGGTCGGCATGCTGACGGCGGTCGCCGCGAACGCCACGGTCCTCTTCGGGCTGGGGGCGGTGGTGATGACGCCGGACGTGCCCCTGGTGCTGTTCTGGGCCGCCGCGCTGCGGGTCCTCTGTGAGCTGGTGCTCCCGGACGGGCGGGGCCCGGGGCGCTTCGGCTGGCGCTGGTACCTGCTGGGCGCGCTCTGTGGGGGCGGGCTGCTGTCCAAGTACACCGCCGCGCTGTTGCCGCTCCAGGTGCTGGCCACGGCGCTGGTGACGCCCCGGGGCCGCGCGGCCCTGCGCACCGCGCATCCCTACGCCGCCTGCGTGCTCATGCTCGCGGTGTTCTCACCCGTGCTCGTCTGGAATCAGGCGCATGGCTGGGCGTCCTTCGCGTTCCAGACCACCGGCCGCGCGAGGACGGTGGATGGCTTTCACGGCTACCTCGTCGGCCGCTATCTGGGATTGCAGGCGGTGGCCGTGGGGCCGCTGCTCTATGTGGCGTTGCTGCTGACGGCGGGCGTCCTCGTGCGCCAGGCGTGGCGGGGGGATGTCCGCGCGCGGCTGCTGGGAGTCGCCAGCGTGCCGGGGCTCGCCGCGTTCACCCTGGTGAGCCCGCTGCATTGGGTGAAGATGAACTGGGTGGCGCCCGCGTACCTGGGGCTGATGGTGGCCGCCGCGGCGGGGGCGTGGGCCCTGCGCCAGCACCGGGCCGTGCGCGGCTACGCGGCGCTGAGCGTGGGCGTGGGCGCGGTGCTGATGACGGGCATGTACCTGATGCCCCTCTGTCCGTGGATTCCCTTCCGCGAGCGCGACAACCTGGTGAGCGGTTGGCGCGAGCTGGCGGACGCCGTGCAGCGGCACCGCGAGGCGGCGGGCTCCCCCGCGCCCCTGGTGGTGGGGTGGGGCTACAAGACGGCGAGCGAGCTGGCCTACTACCTGCCCGGCCGTCCGGAGACGCAGTCCGACTCCGCGCTGGGCGGCGACGGGCTGGCGTATGGCTTCTGGCTGGACCGGGTGAGCCCCGGGGTGGACGCCCTCGTCGTCGAGGACGCGCGCCAGCCGCTGCGCGACGCGGCCACCCGCCTGGAAGCGCACTGCGGCGCGGTGAAGGAGCTGCCCTCCGTGACGGTGCACCGCGGCCCGCGCCCGGTGACGACGTTCAGGGTGTGGTCCTGCCAGCGCTGGCATGCGCCCCGAGAGGTGGCGGTCCGTCAGCCGCCCCCGGCTTCGGCAGGCGGAAGGTGA
- a CDS encoding sensor histidine kinase, producing MKRPRTLRGQLTFFFASSVLGTLLLYGALVTAVLATGEWLEHRADPRLGLTEGIFDEALQALGAMFLSIPFAVVGSLALGGRLADRALAPLREASDRVRVARASELDLRLPVRGTSDEWDTLASTLNELLADARASFERIRSFTADAAHELRTPLTVILGETEVSLRRDRAPAEYRRTLEVVLDETRRLTHLVDELLQLARADAGARVLEAEPVDLFLLAKGALQRTEQHLAARSRSLTLELQGNPTTVQGSPVLLSHVLDNLLSNALRHARQRIRVEVRATDAGVQVTVGDDGPGVDPAFQARLFQRFARADPSRTGEGTGLGLALSRTIAEAHGGTLDYARSDGESRFTFRLPKPGAADGPPPLGAHASAGRTTP from the coding sequence ATGAAGCGCCCGCGCACGCTCCGCGGCCAGCTGACCTTCTTCTTCGCCAGCTCCGTCCTGGGCACCCTCCTCCTCTACGGCGCGCTGGTGACGGCGGTGCTGGCCACGGGTGAGTGGCTCGAGCACCGCGCGGACCCCCGCCTGGGGCTGACGGAGGGCATCTTCGACGAGGCGTTGCAGGCCCTGGGCGCGATGTTCCTCAGCATCCCGTTCGCGGTGGTGGGGTCCCTCGCGCTGGGGGGCAGGTTGGCCGACCGGGCGCTGGCCCCGCTGCGCGAAGCCAGTGACCGGGTCCGCGTCGCGCGGGCCTCGGAGCTGGACCTGCGGCTCCCCGTCCGGGGGACGAGCGACGAGTGGGACACGCTGGCGTCGACGCTGAACGAGCTGCTCGCGGATGCCCGCGCGTCGTTCGAGCGCATCCGCTCCTTCACCGCTGACGCCGCGCACGAGCTGCGCACGCCGCTCACCGTCATCCTGGGCGAGACGGAGGTCAGCCTGCGCAGGGACCGGGCGCCGGCGGAGTACCGCCGCACGCTGGAGGTCGTGCTCGACGAGACGCGCCGGCTCACGCACCTGGTGGATGAGCTGCTTCAGCTCGCGCGCGCGGACGCCGGCGCCCGGGTCCTGGAGGCGGAGCCCGTGGACCTGTTCCTCCTGGCGAAGGGCGCCCTCCAGCGCACGGAGCAGCACCTGGCGGCGCGCTCCCGGAGCCTGACGCTGGAGCTCCAGGGCAACCCCACGACGGTGCAGGGCAGCCCCGTGCTGCTGTCCCACGTGTTGGACAACCTGCTCTCCAACGCCTTGCGCCACGCCCGGCAACGCATCCGCGTGGAGGTGCGCGCGACGGACGCCGGGGTCCAGGTCACCGTGGGCGACGACGGCCCGGGGGTGGACCCCGCCTTCCAGGCGCGGCTCTTCCAGCGCTTCGCTCGCGCGGACCCGTCACGAACCGGAGAAGGCACGGGCCTGGGGCTCGCGCTGTCGCGCACCATCGCCGAGGCCCACGGCGGCACGCTCGACTACGCGCGGAGCGACGGCGAGAGCCGCTTCACCTTCCGCCTGCCGAAGCCGGGGGCGGCTGACGGACCGCCACCTCTCGGGGCGCATGCCAGCGCTGGCAGGACCACACCCTGA
- a CDS encoding response regulator, with amino-acid sequence MSILIVEDELRVRAFIARGLTEEGFRVRECADGAQVQELMRHERFALIILDWMLPGLSGLELLRALRAKQDTTPILMLTARDAVADRISALNAGADDYLIKPFAFDELLARIRAILRRVDNRATPLLTHADLTLDPTTRKVVRAGVEIPLTAREYALLQFLLEHAGEVVSRTRIVQAVWDHDFETFSNVVEVYIRYLRAKVDTPFPTRLIHTVRGVGYVLRRHG; translated from the coding sequence GTGTCCATCCTCATCGTCGAAGACGAGCTGCGAGTCCGGGCCTTCATCGCGCGGGGCCTCACGGAAGAGGGGTTCCGCGTGCGCGAGTGCGCGGACGGGGCCCAGGTCCAGGAGCTGATGCGCCACGAGCGCTTCGCGTTGATCATCCTCGACTGGATGCTCCCAGGGCTGTCGGGGCTGGAGCTGCTTCGGGCGTTGCGCGCGAAGCAGGACACCACGCCCATCCTCATGCTCACCGCGCGAGACGCGGTCGCGGACCGCATCAGCGCGCTCAACGCGGGCGCGGACGACTACCTCATCAAGCCCTTCGCCTTCGACGAGCTGCTGGCGCGCATCCGCGCCATCCTCCGCCGGGTGGACAACCGCGCCACCCCGCTGCTGACCCACGCGGACCTGACGTTGGACCCCACCACCCGGAAGGTGGTCCGGGCGGGCGTGGAGATCCCCCTCACCGCCCGCGAGTACGCCCTGCTGCAGTTCCTGCTCGAGCACGCGGGCGAGGTGGTCTCGCGCACGCGCATCGTCCAGGCCGTGTGGGACCACGACTTCGAGACCTTCTCCAACGTCGTGGAGGTCTACATCCGCTACCTCCGGGCCAAGGTGGACACGCCCTTCCCCACCCGGCTCATCCACACGGTGCGGGGGGTGGGCTACGTGCTCCGGAGGCACGGATGA
- a CDS encoding sensor histidine kinase: MVRRLSRAMLAVTLASSALTAAATGLIAYHLLLEGEDRRLRDAAVDLVEEVAGMTDAEAGAAAQSEQQELAAFGIHIALFSGERRLGGAPGIPVASGCGWSPLPAESGIRSCGVMAHGRLAVARENLESIPLLRLSLPLAALLAAGCAALLSLGVSRRVARWAARPLTELSAELSRIEPGGPLPAPLHAPARYSEVNAVRAALVDLLTRLQEALDQSRRFAANAAHELRTPLTTLRAELELQAELSQPPDTAQALERMHRTVVSLGVLVERLLVLADGTRGALELLEPVSLSGIVEDALRSLPEGEQRRVDFEAGTPGVIPGDGHLLRQLVDNVVENALKFSNGGRVHVSLQQTPDATRLEVRDEGPGIAREDSMRVFEPFYRTPSARAGKQGHGIGLSLVALVARAHRAHAEFLPSTEGAHLRLSFPRDGHSPAAPPGAGC; this comes from the coding sequence ATGGTGCGCCGGCTGTCGCGCGCCATGCTGGCGGTCACCCTGGCCAGCAGCGCGCTCACGGCCGCGGCCACCGGCCTGATTGCCTACCACCTGCTGCTGGAGGGAGAGGACCGGCGCCTGCGGGACGCGGCGGTGGACCTGGTGGAGGAGGTGGCCGGGATGACGGACGCGGAGGCGGGGGCGGCGGCCCAGTCCGAGCAGCAGGAGCTGGCGGCCTTCGGCATCCACATCGCCCTGTTCTCCGGGGAGCGGCGGCTGGGCGGCGCGCCCGGCATCCCCGTCGCTTCGGGCTGCGGTTGGTCCCCGCTCCCGGCCGAGTCAGGCATACGGTCCTGCGGCGTGATGGCCCACGGGAGGCTGGCGGTGGCGCGGGAGAACCTGGAGAGCATCCCCCTGCTGCGGCTCTCCCTGCCGCTGGCCGCCCTGCTCGCGGCGGGCTGCGCGGCCCTGCTCAGCCTGGGCGTGAGCCGGCGCGTGGCGCGCTGGGCGGCGCGGCCCCTCACGGAGCTGAGCGCGGAGCTTTCGCGCATCGAGCCCGGCGGCCCCCTCCCCGCCCCGCTCCACGCCCCGGCCCGCTACAGCGAGGTGAACGCCGTGCGCGCCGCGCTGGTGGACCTGCTCACGCGCCTCCAGGAGGCGCTGGACCAGTCCCGCCGCTTCGCCGCCAACGCCGCGCACGAGCTGCGCACGCCCCTGACCACGCTGCGGGCGGAGCTGGAGCTGCAGGCGGAGCTGTCCCAGCCCCCGGACACCGCCCAGGCGCTGGAGCGGATGCACCGGACGGTGGTGTCGCTGGGGGTGCTGGTGGAGCGGCTGCTGGTGCTCGCGGACGGGACGCGGGGCGCGCTGGAGCTCCTCGAGCCGGTGAGCCTGTCAGGCATCGTGGAGGACGCCCTGCGCTCACTGCCCGAAGGCGAGCAGCGCCGCGTCGACTTCGAGGCCGGGACCCCGGGCGTCATCCCGGGGGATGGCCACCTGCTGCGGCAGCTGGTGGACAACGTGGTGGAGAACGCCCTCAAGTTCTCCAACGGCGGGCGGGTCCACGTGTCCCTCCAGCAGACCCCGGACGCCACGCGGCTCGAGGTCCGGGACGAGGGACCGGGCATCGCCCGCGAGGACTCGATGCGAGTCTTCGAGCCCTTCTACCGCACGCCGAGCGCCCGCGCCGGCAAGCAGGGCCATGGCATTGGCTTGTCCCTGGTGGCGCTCGTCGCACGGGCCCACCGGGCCCACGCGGAGTTCCTTCCTTCGACGGAAGGGGCCCACCTGCGGCTGTCGTTCCCCCGCGACGGCCACTCCCCCGCCGCCCCTCCCGGGGCAGGCTGCTAG
- a CDS encoding response regulator transcription factor: MRVLVVDDHQELRALVTQALERDGHVVRQAADVEQARQALVDAVDVIVLDIGLPDGSGLSLCRELRADGLQTPILILTAHNRVDERVEGLDAGADDFLGKPFAIAELRARVRAVGRRRERTGTVRVQRGDVVLDFGRREALRSGAAVPITAKEWAILETLAAHGDRVVGRDALLESVWGEVSAGAASSLEVLVGRIRRKLGDDVVRTLRGEGYGLGQG; encoded by the coding sequence ATGCGCGTCCTCGTCGTCGATGACCATCAGGAACTCCGCGCCCTCGTCACCCAGGCGCTGGAGCGCGACGGCCACGTCGTCCGGCAGGCCGCCGACGTGGAGCAGGCGCGGCAGGCGCTGGTCGACGCGGTGGACGTCATCGTGCTCGACATCGGCCTGCCGGATGGCTCCGGGCTCTCGCTCTGCCGGGAGCTGCGCGCGGACGGCCTCCAGACGCCCATCCTCATCCTCACCGCCCACAACCGCGTGGACGAGCGGGTGGAGGGGCTGGACGCGGGCGCGGACGACTTCCTGGGCAAGCCCTTCGCCATCGCGGAGCTGCGGGCGCGGGTGCGCGCCGTCGGACGCCGGAGGGAGCGGACGGGCACGGTCCGCGTCCAGCGGGGCGACGTGGTGCTCGACTTCGGCCGGAGGGAAGCGCTCCGCTCCGGCGCGGCCGTCCCCATCACCGCGAAGGAGTGGGCCATCCTGGAGACGCTGGCCGCGCACGGGGACCGCGTGGTGGGCCGCGACGCGCTGCTGGAGTCCGTCTGGGGCGAGGTCTCCGCCGGGGCCGCGAGCAGCCTGGAGGTCCTGGTGGGGAGGATCCGCCGCAAGCTGGGCGACGACGTGGTGCGCACGCTGCGCGGCGAGGGGTATGGCCTTGGACAGGGCTGA
- a CDS encoding TolC family protein: protein MMVLTWLLMATACATSPYDRAWVSAELGSLAAPLGPGVDTPASLPPGVEDAEPLDERTAVAVALWNSAALQADMAQLGVSRADLAEAGALPNPTFSLLLPVGPRTIESSLLLPLFSLWQRPARVAAAKAQVEQVARGLVQNGLDVARDVRVAHADWVLAEGRRVALEELSALWSRTLELAQARFEAGDASRTEMDALRAETLLAEDTARRSRTDVLLARERLRLLMGVVQSPLFAAARPRGAPLEAKAPRPLPDLIQLAQAARPDVLAAELGIQMAGGRLGWEKSRIVNLLARLDVKPSTSAKGSPQALWVPGAQLELPLFNWNPGGVGRAEAELMRASARYVLLRQQVANEVLVARERVLQSAASLQAFEANILPAFTSASEGVRKSFDAGDAPYVLVLDALRRLADARLRTLELEADLRRALAQLDRGLGKQGVAHE, encoded by the coding sequence ATGATGGTGCTCACGTGGCTCCTGATGGCCACGGCCTGCGCCACCTCGCCCTACGACCGGGCGTGGGTGTCCGCGGAGCTTGGCTCGCTCGCCGCCCCCCTCGGGCCGGGCGTGGACACCCCCGCCTCCCTCCCCCCGGGCGTCGAGGACGCGGAGCCGTTGGACGAGCGGACCGCGGTCGCCGTCGCGCTCTGGAACAGCGCCGCGCTCCAGGCCGACATGGCACAGCTCGGCGTCTCGCGCGCCGACCTGGCCGAGGCGGGAGCGCTCCCCAACCCCACCTTCTCCCTGCTCCTGCCCGTGGGGCCCCGGACGATCGAGTCCTCGCTGCTCCTGCCGCTGTTCTCCCTCTGGCAGCGCCCGGCCCGCGTCGCCGCCGCGAAGGCCCAGGTGGAGCAGGTCGCGCGCGGGCTGGTGCAGAACGGGCTGGATGTCGCCAGGGACGTCCGCGTCGCCCACGCGGACTGGGTGCTCGCGGAGGGACGGCGCGTGGCGCTCGAGGAGCTGTCGGCCCTGTGGTCGCGGACGCTGGAGCTGGCCCAGGCGCGCTTCGAGGCCGGTGACGCCAGCCGCACGGAGATGGACGCGCTGCGCGCGGAGACGCTGCTGGCGGAGGACACCGCCCGGCGCTCGCGGACGGACGTGCTGCTGGCCCGGGAGCGGCTGCGGCTCTTGATGGGCGTGGTCCAGAGCCCGCTGTTCGCCGCTGCCCGCCCGCGAGGGGCACCCCTGGAAGCCAAGGCCCCGCGGCCGCTCCCCGACCTCATCCAGCTGGCGCAGGCCGCGAGGCCCGACGTGCTCGCGGCGGAGCTGGGCATCCAGATGGCGGGAGGCCGGCTGGGCTGGGAGAAGTCGCGCATCGTCAACCTGCTCGCGCGGTTGGACGTGAAGCCGTCCACGTCCGCGAAGGGCTCGCCCCAGGCGCTGTGGGTGCCGGGCGCGCAGCTGGAGCTGCCGCTCTTCAACTGGAACCCGGGCGGCGTCGGGCGCGCGGAGGCGGAGCTGATGCGCGCCTCCGCCCGCTACGTCCTGCTGAGGCAGCAGGTCGCGAACGAGGTCCTCGTGGCCCGGGAGCGGGTGCTCCAGTCCGCCGCGTCACTCCAGGCCTTCGAAGCGAACATCCTCCCGGCGTTCACCTCCGCGAGCGAGGGCGTGCGCAAGTCCTTCGACGCCGGGGATGCGCCGTATGTGTTGGTGCTGGACGCCCTGCGCCGCCTGGCGGACGCGCGGCTTCGCACCCTTGAACTCGAAGCGGACCTGCGCCGCGCGCTCGCCCAGCTGGACCGGGGGCTGGGCAAACAGGGAGTGGCCCATGAATAG
- a CDS encoding efflux RND transporter periplasmic adaptor subunit yields MNRHVRLAAVAGVVVSCLACRDPKPAPAPPAASVSAHVAEASLATVTLQPQAEARLALRVQPVEKRKAPRRQVLGGEVVVPSGNALVVTAPVAGGVAAEGATPALRPGAPVKRGDVLLRLVPLATVDRDLLAQARRAVDAAAARDEVAAGRLARTERLLRDGAGTERAVEEARAERAVARSELEAARTRMELVSRSPLESDVSLRIRAPRDGVLRQVSVAPGQSVTAGAPLFEVVGVTANWVRVPLFVDEAPRVKPDVPARVHALLSGRDDGVEALPVMGPPSADPVSATVDRFYELPAAARFAPGQRVAVSLHLEEDAELLAVPASAVVYDALGGAWVYARQQDHVYARVRVDVVRLEGTDLLLGRGPPEGTPVVAVGAAELFGTEFGAGH; encoded by the coding sequence ATGAATAGGCATGTCCGGCTGGCCGCCGTCGCCGGTGTCGTCGTCTCCTGCCTCGCCTGCCGGGATCCAAAGCCCGCGCCCGCGCCCCCCGCGGCTTCCGTGAGCGCCCACGTGGCCGAGGCCTCGTTGGCGACGGTGACGCTCCAGCCCCAGGCCGAGGCGCGGCTGGCCCTGCGCGTCCAACCCGTGGAGAAGCGGAAGGCGCCGCGGCGGCAGGTGCTGGGCGGCGAGGTCGTGGTGCCGTCCGGCAACGCCCTGGTGGTGACCGCGCCCGTGGCGGGCGGCGTCGCGGCGGAGGGCGCGACGCCCGCGCTGCGCCCCGGGGCCCCGGTGAAGCGAGGCGATGTCCTGTTGCGGCTGGTGCCGCTCGCCACCGTGGACCGGGACCTGCTGGCCCAGGCCCGCCGGGCGGTGGACGCGGCGGCGGCCCGCGACGAGGTCGCCGCGGGGCGGCTCGCCCGGACGGAGCGGCTGCTGCGCGACGGCGCGGGGACGGAGCGGGCCGTGGAGGAAGCGCGCGCGGAGCGGGCCGTCGCCCGGTCGGAGCTGGAGGCCGCGCGCACGCGGATGGAGCTGGTGAGCCGCTCGCCGCTGGAGTCGGACGTGAGCCTGCGGATCCGCGCGCCTCGCGACGGCGTCCTGCGGCAGGTTTCGGTCGCGCCCGGCCAGTCCGTCACTGCGGGCGCGCCGCTCTTCGAGGTGGTGGGCGTCACCGCGAACTGGGTGCGCGTGCCCCTCTTCGTCGACGAGGCCCCCCGCGTGAAGCCAGACGTGCCCGCGCGCGTGCACGCGCTCCTGTCGGGCCGGGACGACGGCGTGGAGGCCCTGCCGGTGATGGGGCCCCCCAGCGCGGATCCGGTCAGCGCCACGGTGGACCGGTTCTATGAGCTGCCCGCCGCCGCGCGCTTCGCGCCGGGCCAGCGCGTCGCGGTGTCGCTGCACCTGGAGGAGGACGCGGAGCTGCTGGCCGTGCCCGCGTCCGCCGTCGTCTACGACGCGCTGGGCGGGGCCTGGGTCTACGCGCGGCAGCAGGACCACGTGTACGCCCGCGTCCGCGTGGACGTCGTGCGCCTGGAGGGGACGGACCTGCTGCTGGGCCGGGGACCTCCGGAGGGCACCCCCGTCGTGGCCGTGGGCGCGGCGGAGCTGTTTGGGACCGAGTTCGGCGCGGGCCACTGA